One genomic segment of Marinitoga piezophila KA3 includes these proteins:
- a CDS encoding sugar phosphate nucleotidyltransferase yields the protein MDAVILAGGLGTRLKPFTDIIPKPLLPLGEKSLMEIQIEHLKKCGFNNIYIAVNYKSDYIKAFFGDGSKYGVNIYYSEEEKPLGTAGPLKLLEKKLLDPFLVINGDILTNFDLRKIYEFSLNYPESPLTLGTKIITTPFRFGKIYSEGDIVKDIEEKPELKFEILAGIYIMKPKIFEYIPYNEYFGIDLLIKKLLSKNIQVTKYIINDYWIDIGVVEDYSKAKELYENMKNN from the coding sequence ATGGATGCGGTTATTTTAGCAGGAGGACTTGGAACAAGACTTAAACCTTTTACAGATATTATACCAAAACCTTTATTACCTCTTGGGGAAAAATCATTAATGGAAATTCAAATTGAACATTTAAAAAAATGCGGATTTAATAATATATATATTGCTGTAAATTATAAATCTGACTATATAAAAGCTTTTTTTGGAGATGGATCAAAATATGGAGTTAATATATATTATAGTGAAGAAGAAAAACCACTAGGAACAGCAGGGCCTTTAAAATTATTAGAAAAAAAATTATTAGATCCATTTTTGGTTATAAATGGTGATATATTAACAAATTTTGATTTAAGAAAAATTTATGAATTTTCCTTAAATTATCCAGAATCACCACTTACTCTTGGAACAAAAATCATAACAACACCTTTTAGATTTGGAAAAATTTATTCTGAAGGAGATATTGTAAAGGATATTGAAGAAAAACCGGAATTAAAATTTGAAATTTTAGCAGGTATTTATATAATGAAACCAAAAATTTTTGAATATATTCCATACAATGAATATTTTGGAATTGATCTTTTAATAAAAAAATTGTTGTCTAAAAATATTCAGGTTACCAAATATATAATCAATGATTATTGGATTGATATTGGTGTTGTAGAAGATTATTCTAAAGCAAAAGAATTGTATGAAAATATGAAAAATAATTAA
- a CDS encoding NAD-dependent 4,6-dehydratase LegB translates to MKVLVTGAEGFIGSHLTEMLVEKGYNVKAFVRYNFQNDWGWLEKSKYLKDIEIYTGDIRDYDSVYDSMKDVDVVFHLAALIGIPYSYISPLAYIKTNTEGTYNVLEAARKLDIQRVIHTSTSEIYGTAQYVPIDEKHPYNPQSPYAASKAGADHLALSYYRSFELPITIIRPFNTYGPRQSARAIIPTIISQILAGKKQIKLGNLTPTRDLNYVKDTANGFITVGLHEKTIGDVYNLGTGKEISIGDLAKKIIELTGKDVEIVTDKQRLRPKKSEVERLLSNPEKAMKLTGWKPQYSLDEGLKETIEWIKENLQYFKVDIYNV, encoded by the coding sequence ATGAAAGTATTGGTAACAGGAGCAGAAGGGTTTATAGGATCGCATTTAACAGAAATGTTAGTTGAAAAAGGATATAATGTAAAGGCTTTTGTAAGATATAACTTTCAAAATGATTGGGGCTGGCTTGAAAAATCTAAATATTTAAAAGATATTGAAATATATACAGGAGACATAAGGGATTATGATAGTGTATATGATTCAATGAAGGATGTTGATGTTGTATTTCATCTTGCGGCATTAATTGGAATTCCATATTCATATATTTCACCTCTTGCATATATTAAAACCAATACAGAAGGTACATATAATGTATTGGAAGCTGCAAGAAAACTGGATATTCAAAGAGTTATTCATACATCAACAAGTGAAATATATGGAACTGCGCAATATGTACCAATTGATGAAAAACATCCATATAATCCACAATCGCCTTATGCAGCTTCTAAAGCTGGAGCTGATCATTTAGCTTTAAGTTATTATAGATCATTTGAATTACCGATAACTATAATAAGACCATTTAATACGTATGGTCCAAGGCAATCAGCAAGAGCTATAATACCCACAATAATATCTCAAATATTAGCAGGTAAAAAACAAATAAAATTAGGAAATCTTACACCTACCAGAGATTTAAATTATGTAAAAGACACAGCCAATGGTTTTATAACCGTAGGATTGCACGAAAAGACAATTGGTGATGTATATAATCTCGGAACAGGAAAGGAAATATCTATAGGTGATTTAGCAAAAAAAATAATAGAATTAACTGGAAAAGATGTTGAAATAGTAACAGATAAACAAAGATTAAGACCAAAAAAATCAGAAGTTGAAAGATTATTATCCAATCCGGAAAAAGCTATGAAATTAACTGGTTGGAAACCACAATATTCATTAGATGAAGGATTAAAAGAAACCATAGAATGGATAAAAGAAAATCTTCAATATTTTAAAGTTGATATATATAATGTGTGA